The genomic segment GGGTCCCACTGCTGATCCAGGCCAATGTCAGGCATACGAAGCGCCAATTGGACCATGGGCATGCTGGATACGCGCGCATAGCAGCGAAGAGCTGTAGCAGCGGCGATAGCCGTGACGCCATGCACGACGGCATGCTCGCCAAAGAGGATGACTTTGCCGGGTGCACTGACCGTGAGACTCGTggggcgcgtcggcgcctcgggctgcttcgcgcgcagctGACGACGGGCAAGTTCCATCTCGTCTTCGACAGGCACGCGTACAAACGTGCCTTGTTCTGACGCAACGATGGCTCCCGCCGACAAGAGTGCCTGCTGCAAGTCGGCAATCAGATCGTTGGGATCCTCGATGCCCAGACACAGCCGGATCAGGTTCTCAGGCAAaccgcgcgccgcacgcacTTTGGGATCGATGCTGGCGTGCGACATTTGGCATGGCATGCTGATGAGGCTGTTGACGCACCCAAAGCTCACACTCACGCCCCACAGCTTCGTGGCAGCCACCACCTTTTCTGACATGGACGTACATCCCGTCTCAAAGCTCAGGAcaccgcctgcgccacgtgCCTGGCGCATGTGAACAGCGTGTCCCGGGAAGGCACGCAGACCCGGATACCGGACCTTGAAGCCAAGTCGCTCGAGGTAGGTGGCCACTTGCATCGCTGACGTTTGCTGACGGTCCATACGCAAAGCGAGGGTCTTGACACCACGCAACAGAAGAAAGCAGTCGTGCGGCGAGAGCGCATTTCCCACCGACTTGATAGTGAAGAACATGCTCTCCGCGAGGTCGTCGCGGTTACATGAAATCACGCCGGCCATGATGTCGTGGTGACCACTCAGGTACTTGGTGGCGGAGTGGTACACAATGTCTACGCCAAACTCGAGCGGGCGCATAAGGTATGGCGACAGCATCGTATTGTCGACCACAACCAGCGCCTCGGGGATGTACTTGCGAACTAGACGCGTGCATCCGGCAAGGTCAGCGATCTTGATCATGGGATTGGTCGGCGATTcaagcagcacgagcgctACCCGCGCACCTTCTCCTGCGGCGTGCGCTTTGGCGCGCTGTTGCAGCGCTTGCTCAACAGCCACGAGGTCCGTCGTGTCGATGTTGTCGACCTCGATATGCATTTGCTTCTTGAGCAACTCCAACAGCCGGTTGGAGCCACCGTACAGATCGTCGCCGGCAATCACGCATTCACCAGGGCGTACAAGGCGCATGATGACATCGAGACACGCCATACCGCACGATACCGCATACGCGTACTTGGATCCCTCCAGCTTCGCCAGGTGTGTTTCCAGCACCGACCGGGATGGATTCGAGACGCGCGTATAGTCAAACTCGGCGCCTGGCAGCCCTTTAAACGTGGCCGTCAAATACACGGGCGTAGAAGAAGCACCATATTGATCGACGTGTGCTGGATCGTACGCCGTCACGCACTGCGTAGAAAACGCATAGTCCTTTGCTTCCGGCACCATGGTCGCAAGCCAAGGAGCACCCGAACCAACGGCTTGGCACACCTCCACTACCTACATGGGTCTGACACGTGAGGCTAACGCACTTGGCGGAAGCCACGGAAGCCCACACCCACACATGTCAGCATCACCGAGCCGTCCTCCATGGCTCGAATCTTGAATGTGACGCCCAAGGCATCGCGTATATCTCGTAGAGACTGGACGGCCTGGGGGGTTAAAGCGCCCATCCGGCACCGCGCCACGTCCCCTGGGCCTACAGCCATGAGAGTCAGAACCAGAGGCTGGTGCATGGGATCGATGCATCCGCCCGTCTCGATACAGGACAAAAGCGCACGTGCTGCCAGCAGCCCGACGTCTTCGGGCGTCTGGCCCGGTGAGGAGGTCGCCTCTGccgcatgcagcgcgcctgtcgtggacgtggcgACAAGTGACATGGCAAAGCCAGGCGACTTGCCTGACTCGTCGCCTCGATATACGTCGGAAAATAAATACAAGTCTGGAATATAGCGGTTGAGGACACTGCGTGCGGCATCGATCATCCGGTTGCTCATCTGCGGGCTCACACGCACAGAGCTCGCAATACCACGAATCTTTCGGATCCGCCCCGGCTCGACGAATTCGAGTGGCCGCAGCGTGGCAATGAGAGGCGCACGGAAAAAGATTTCACCACCGCCCAGCGGTGCGGCGCCACGCTTGACGATACGCATCTCCAGCGCTGATGCAAGCATAGACACAGAGTCCAGCGGCATAAATAGGGTGAGGTGCGGCAAAGTGACTGTTCGTATGGTATCGGCACCTACATCGCCCTGGCCACTGGTGATGCCACGCAGAGTCAACGATACTTCCTGCTTCGCAAAGGGTGCTAACAGCACTATCCACTCCAAAAAGTAGCCGATGCCGCGCGATAGGGGGCAGTCATGTACGATGTTCCCGCCATAGATAATGCCCGGCTGGAAGTAGATGGATGTACCGGTATAATTGATCTCGACGGCACTGCCGTTGGTGATCTTTTCTAGCAGTCGTAAAAACGAGGCCTCGAAATCCCGCAGACCAGGCTCCTCGTCATCAGGTCGAATCTTGTCAATTCGTACCGGCCTTCCAGCTAGTGTGGCCAGCACGAGTCGCTGCCGTAGATATGCATGCCCGCTGAAACGCAGCACGCGATTTGGCTCTGCCGACATGAGCAAGAAAAAAAAGCGGATGGAGGAGAGCCTCGTGGCTCTGTTATCATGTTCGCCGTGTGATTGGCTCAAGGCTTGGGACCCCCGTCCCCAGCACCAAGACGCCAAGGTGTGGCCAAGGACTATGACTGCGCTGGGAAGTGTGCGTGGCATCTTTGTGGCAGAGTTTCATGTCCGCACGGGCAACGCCATTGTATTCAGAGATCCGCCTGACCTTGCTACAGATGGCCTTGAATGGAAAGTGCTACCAAGTGGCGCCCACGCCGTCCAGCGAGATGTGATTTACTTTGCGTATGATGAGGAGCATATGGGTGTCGCATCGTATTATGCACGCAAACTCACGAAGGAGGAAGGCGCAGCTGAACAGCGAGGAGCTCGTTGTGTGAGTGTGGGTCTTATCGTGCGGTGTGCGCAAGATCCCAGTAGCCAGCTCCGCCACCTGTTGCCACACTTGCCGGACTTGACTCGCCTGGCCATGGAGGTGGCTCATGGTGCAGAGCCTCCCACTGTCGCGCTGTACAAGCAAAAATATACCCCGGATGGTGCCTTGCCTACGCCCTcgatgctcgagcggctAGCGTACGATCCAGCCACATATATGTTGTCGACGCACCGGTTCTTGGGGCCCTTGGTGGTACCGCTGCTCAAGCTCATGCTGCTcccacggcgcctgctgctgtatgctccagcacctgTAGAGCGTGCTGCGATGGTGGCCTTTAATCTCGCGGAGCTTGTGCATGCTGCCTTTGCGTATGCGATGGATGCGCCCGGGCAGGTGATGATATACGGCATGCTTACATTGCATGACCTTGATGCGTGgaagcgcgtcgcctcTTCGGCATCTTCCTGGATTGCA from the Malassezia restricta chromosome II, complete sequence genome contains:
- a CDS encoding cystathionine beta-lyase; this translates as MVPEAKDYAFSTQCVTAYDPAHVDQYGASSTPVYLTATFKGLPGAEFDYTRVSNPSRSVLETHLAKLEGSKYAYAVSCGMACLDVIMRLVRPGECVIAGDDLYGGSNRLLELLKKQMHIEVDNIDTTDLVAVEQALQQRAKAHAAGEGARVALVLLESPTNPMIKIADLAGCTRLVRKYIPEALVVVDNTMLSPYLMRPLEFGVDIVYHSATKYLSGHHDIMAGVISCNRDDLAESMFFTIKSVGNALSPHDCFLLLRGVKTLALRMDRQQTSAMQVATYLERLGFKVRYPGLRAFPGHAVHMRQARGAGGVLSFETGCTSMSEKVVAATKLWGVSVSFGCVNSLISMPCQMSHASIDPKVRAARGLPENLIRLCLGIEDPNDLIADLQQALLSAGAIVASEQGTFVRVPVEDEMELARRQLRAKQPEAPTRPTSLTVSAPGKVILFGEHAVVHGVTAIAAATALRCYARVSSMPMVQLALRMPDIGLDQQWDPAVLPWVLCQNDNDHTTFNAKLLEALSTIVSSSYPPDDRRHAASLAFLYLYMHLAQDQGLGQSFELRSALPISAGLGSSAAVSTCLAALLLYSHEHLPLPDLHEPMPPAHTALINAWAYMAEKVIHGEPSGVDNTVATLGGAVAFTRALSTNDLSENRLERISFDAVRLLITDTRVVRSTKELVARVSQQKQQDPTRVDAAFTMIQHLSAEAKRLLGDSSLSRTDLISSLSLLMDLNHLQLVQLQVGHAALEIVRRLCAERHLRAKLTGAGGGGCAITLLKDSMSDAAIEELVLAMREQDFLTYETQVGGPGIGVLVHPNEHATNLGADATWAEQCGTWIYA
- a CDS encoding RNA 3'-terminal phosphate cyclase-like protein, which encodes MSAEPNRVLRFSGHAYLRQRLVLATLAGRPVRIDKIRPDDEEPGLRDFEASFLRLLEKITNGSAVEINYTGTSIYFQPGIIYGGNIVHDCPLSRGIGYFLEWIVLLAPFAKQEVSLTLRGITSGQGDVGADTIRTVTLPHLTLFMPLDSVSMLASALEMRIVKRGAAPLGGGEIFFRAPLIATLRPLEFVEPGRIRKIRGIASSVRVSPQMSNRMIDAARSVLNRYIPDLYLFSDVYRGDESGKSPGFAMSLVATSTTGALHAAEATSSPGQTPEDVGLLAARALLSCIETGGCIDPMHQPLVLTLMAVGPGDVARCRMGALTPQAVQSLRDIRDALGVTFKIRAMEDGSVMLTCVGVGFRGFRQVR